From a region of the Sesamum indicum cultivar Zhongzhi No. 13 linkage group LG3, S_indicum_v1.0, whole genome shotgun sequence genome:
- the LOC105157859 gene encoding uncharacterized protein LOC105157859: protein MKENVLSHGMHEQFFNWMQSKFNGGQGDKRSNAVPATNHTKKEPPKEEFSDWPHGLLAIGTFGNTDLRDRQDVHVEQNTVSEVPQADECSSPDFSEFTAEEVGKLQKELTKLLSRKPATKAEEPIADLPLDRFLNCPSSLEVDRTTSNRFSTYSDDKGEEEIDRTIRIILGRCKDVCEKKKKKAIGKKSLSFLVKKMFACRSGFGPTPSLRDTFQESRMEKLMRTMLTKKIYSESSSRSPSSKKYIEDCRSASTAEREEEAQDKNQDGSKWVKTDSEYIVLEI from the exons ATGAAGGAGAATGTTCTTTCCCATGGCATGCATGAACAG TTCTTCAACTGGATGCAGAGTAAGTTCAATGGAGGACAAGGGGATAAGAGAAGTAATGCAGTTCCCGCTACGA ATCATACAAAGAAAGAGCCTCCAAAGGAAGAATTTAGTGACTGGCCTCATGGATTGCTGGCAATTGGTACTTTTGGCAATACAGATCTCAGAGACAGACAAGACGTTCACGTCGAGCAAAACACAGTGAGTGAAGTTCCTCAAGCAGATGAATGTTCGTCTCCGGATTTCTCAGAGTTCACCGCTGAAGAAGTGGGGAAGTTGCAAAAGGAGTTGACGAAACTTTTATCTAGAAAACCAGCTACAAAAGCTGAGGAGCCCATTGCTGATCTACCGTTGGATAGATTCCTCAACTGCCCTTCAAGCTTGGAGGTAGACCGGACTACTTCCAATAGATTCAGCACTTATTCAGACGATAAAGGTGAAGAAGAAATTGATCGGACCATTAGAATTATCCTCGGAAGATGCAAAGATGTTtgtgagaagaagaagaagaaagccATTGGGAAGAAGTCATTGTCTTTCCTCGTCAAGAAAATGTTCGCTTGCAGAAGCGGCTTTGGACCCACTCCTAGTTTACGAGATACatttcaagaatcaagaatggAGAAG CTTATGAGGACAATGCTCACCAAGAAGATATACTCTGAGAGCTCTTCCAGATCTCCATCGTCAAAGAAATATATAGAGGACTGCAGGTCTGCATCAACAgcagaaagagaagaagaagcgCAAGATAAAAATCAAGACGGCTCTAAATGGGTCAAGACTGATTCTGAAT ATATTGTTCTGGAGATATAA